Proteins found in one Micropterus dolomieu isolate WLL.071019.BEF.003 ecotype Adirondacks linkage group LG12, ASM2129224v1, whole genome shotgun sequence genomic segment:
- the LOC123980146 gene encoding thioredoxin-like, translating into MVRKVANLAEFNAILEEAGVKLVVVDFTATWCGPCRQIGPEFEDESQKPENANVIFLKVDVDEAKDVSRSCKIRCMPTFQFYKNGVKVDEFSGADKATLVKKLAALRT; encoded by the exons ATGGTTCGCAAAGTGGCAAATTTG GCGGAGTTCAACGCCATCCTGGAGGAAGCCGGAGTCAAGCTGGTGGTGGTGGACTTCACAGCCACGTGGTGTGGCCCCTGTAGACAGATTGGCCCAGAATTTGAG GATGAATCACAGAAGCCTGAGAACGCAAACGTGATTTTCCTGAAGGTGGACGTGGATGAGGCTAAG GATGTGAGTAGATCCTGCAAAATTAGGTGTATGCCCACATTCCAGTTTTACAAGAATGGAGTAAAG GTGGACGAGTTCTCTGGTGCTGACAAAGCTACACTGGTTAAGAAACTGGCAGCTCTGAGAACATAA